Genomic segment of Streptomyces longhuiensis:
GTACGGTGACTCCCTGCGGCGGGATGTCGCCACCGAGAGCCAACTGCTCGCGCAGGTCCCGCGCTGCGGCCGTGACGGCCCAGCCCCATGAGCGGGTGCCCATGGAGCCGCCCGAGATCGCCGCCGGGCCGAAGTCACTGTCGCCGATGCGCACATGGACCCGTTCCCGGGCCACATCGAGGGCCTCCGCCGCGAGCAGGGTCAGCGCGGTCCTCGCCCCCGTCCCGACGTCGGACGCGGTGATCCGCACGGTGAAGGTCCCGTCGGCCTCCGCGGTCACGGCCGCCGTGGACGGCGCGGCGATCACCGGGAAGGTGGCGGCGGCCGTGCCGGTGCCGAGCAGCCAGCGCCCGTCACGCCGCCGGCCGGGAGACGGGTCCCGGTCCGCCCAGCCGAACCTGCGGGCCCCCTCCTCGAAACAGGCCAGGAGGTTGCGGGAGCCGAACGGCAGCCCGGAGACAGGACCCACGTCCGGTTCGTTGCGGGCGCGCAGCGCGATCGGGTCCATGCCGCACCGCTCGGCGAGTTCGTCGAGCGCGGACTCGACGGCGAAGGAACCCGGAGCCTCACCGGGCGCCCGCATGAAGGTCGGGGTCGGCACGTCCAGGCGCACCACGCGGTTGACGCTGCGGTGGGCGTCGGAGGCGTACATCGGCCGCGCGAACCCGGCGCTCCCCTCGACGAACTCGTGGACCGTCGACGTGAGGCAGTGCGCCTGATGGTCGAGGGCACGCAGCCGCCCGTCGGTGTCGGCGCCGAGCCGGACGCGCTGGGCCGTGGGGCTTCGATAGCCGACGAGCGAGAACATCTGACGTCGGGTCATAACGACCCTGACCGGGCGGTCGAGTGCGGTCGCCGCCATCACCGCGAGGATCTGGTGTACGCGCACGCCCTTGGACCCGAACGCGCCGCCGATGTGCTCGGACCGCACCCGCACCGAGGCCGGGTCGAGGGAGAACAGCTTCGCCAGTTCCTGCGCGACCCAGGTGCTGCCCTGGTTGGAGTCGACGATCTCGAGGCGCCCGTTGTCCCAGCGCGCCGTCGCCGCGTGCGGTTCCATCGAGCTGTGGTGCTCTTCAGGGGTGGTGTACTCCTCGTCCACGACGTGGACGGACGCGGCGAGTTCGGCCGCGAGGTCGCCCTTCTCCACCAGTGTGCCGTCGCCGTCCGGCGTGTAGGTGTCGGGGTGTGCGGAGGAGAACGCAACGTCGTGAGGCTCTTCTTCGTAGCGCACCACGAGCGCCTCGGCGGCCTCCCTGGCCTGCTCGGAGGTCTCCGCGACGACCAGCGCCACCGGCCAGCCCACGAACGGCACCCGGTCGTGCTGGAAGACCTCGACGATCGGGTCGGGGCGCCCCAGCATGCCGAGATAGTTCCCGTCGACGCGCGGCGCGTTGCCGTGGTGCAGGACGGTGAGGACTCCCGGCATCTCACGCACTGCGTCGGACTCGACGGAGCGGATCCGGCCGCGGGCGACGGTGGACAGCACCAGCCAGCCGTGGGCGAGTTCGGCGAAGGGGACGTCCCCCGCGTACCGGGCCGCCCCGGTGACCTTGTCCCGGCCCTCCACGCGCGTGTACGAGGTTCCGACGGCGCTCGTCACCGGGACCGTCGTGGTCGTCGTGGTCATCGGGCGGCCTCCTCGGCGAGCTCGGTCAGCACGGCCACGACGAGATTGCGCATCAGCGTCACCTTGTATCCATTGTGGGGCAGCGTCTCGGCGGCCGCGAGTTCGGCGTCCGCGGCGGCGGCGAAGGCCTCGGCGGTCGCGGGGCCGCCGGTCAGGACGCGTTCGGCCACGCGTGCGCGCCAGGGCCGTGACGCCACCGCCCCGAAGGCGAGGCGCACTTCGTGGACGGCTGCGTCCCGGACGTCGAGCGCGGCGGCGACGGAGCCGATCGCGAACGCGTAGGACGCGCGCTCGCGGACCTTGCGGTAGCGGGAGAGGGCGGCGACCGGCGCCGGGGGCAGGACGACGGCGGTGATGAGCGCGCCGGGCGGCAGCGCCGTCTCCACGTGAGGGGTCTCCCCCACGGGCGCGTAGAACTCCGCCAGCGCCAACTCGCCCGGGCCGTCCACCGTTTCGTACGCGACGACGGCGTCGAGTGCGGCGAGTGCCACTCCCATGTCCGAGGGGTGGACGGCCACGCAGTGCGCGGATGCGCCGAGGATCGCGGCGTTGTGGTGCTCCCCCTCGACGGCGGGGCAACCGCTGCCGGGCGTGCGCTTGTTGCAGGGTTTGGCCAGGTCGGTGAAGTAGCCGCAGCGGGTGCGCTGGAGCAGATTGCCGCCGACGGTGGCCATGTTGCGCAGCTGGCCCGATGCGCCCGCGAGGACGGCCTGCGCGAGCATCGGGTAGCGGCGGCGCACGTCGGGATGGGCGGCGAGGTCGCTGTTGGTGACCGTCGCACCGATGCGCAGGCCGCCGTCCGGCGTCGACTCGATCTCGCCGAGGGGCAGTTCTCGTACGTCGACGAGCCGGGCCGGCCTCTCGACGCCCGTCTTCATCAGGTCGACGAGGTTGGTGCCGCCGCCCAGACAGCGCGCGTCGGGGTCGGCGTCGAGCAGGGCGACCGCGGCGGGCACGTCGAAGACGCGCTCGTAACCGAACTCCTTCATGCGACTGCCTCCGTTCCTGCGGCGCGTGCGACGGCCTTGACGATCGACACGTAGGCGCCGCAGCGGCACAGGTTGCCGCTCATCCGCTCCCGGATCTCGTCGGCGGTCAACGGCGGGACACCCGCCTCCGGCCGCACGTCGGCGGTGACGGCGCTGGGCCAGCCCGCCGCGTGCTCCTCGATGACGGCCAGGGCCGAACAGATCTGGCCGGGGGTGCAGTAACCGCACTGGTACCCGTCGAGGTCGAGGAACGCCTGCTGCACCGGGTGCAGCCCGTCGGCGTCGGCCACGCCCTCGATGGTGGTGATCTCACGCCCCTCGGCGGCGACCGCGAGCTGCAGGCAGGAGACGGCGCGACGGCCGTCGAGGAGCACGGTGCAGGCGCCGCACTGGCCCTGGTCGCAGCCCTTCTTGGTGCCCGGCAGATCGAGTCGCTCGCGCAGGGCGTCGAGCAGGGTGGTGCGGTGGTCGACGGGCAGCGTGTACTTCTCACCATTGATGTTCAGCGTGATGACGCTGGACGTCGATGGGGCCATGATCAGCCTTCTTTCGCTCATGGGGTGCGAGGGCTGTACGTATGCGAGGGCTGTACGTAGAGGAAGAATTTCAGGATTGCGCGCCTGCCGCGCGCGCGTCGGCCGAAAGGCCGATTGCGGTGGCCGGCGACGTTAACCGGAGCCGGATCTGCCGCTATGGTGGACCTAAGCGGACAAGTGTCCGCTACGTCGAACCTAACGGACAGCTGTCCGCTTAGCAAGGGCGTACCGGTTCTTGGCACCGGCGTACGGATTCGTGATTCCCGGAAGGGGGACGGGTGCAGCCGAAGAAGGACGCGCCGCTGCGCTCGGACGCGCAACGCAATCGCGACCGCATCCTGGAAGTGGCGCTGGTCGAGCTGACACGGTCGGCGGACGCCCCGCTGAGCGCGATCGCGAAGAAGGCGGGCGTCGGCCAGGGCACGTTCTACCGCAACTTCCCCAACCGCGAGTCCCTCGTCCTCGAGGTCTACCGCTACGAGATGCAGCAGGTCGCCGACACCGCGTCCCAGCTGCTCGCGGCCCGCGCTCCCGACGAGGCCCTGCGCGCGTGGATGGACCGCCTCGCCCAGTACGCCATGGCGAAGGCAGGCCTGGCGGACGCGCTGCGTCAGGCCACCGCGCGCGGCAGCCTGGCCGCCCTCGGCCACGGCCCGGTGACCTCGGCCATGTCGCTCCTGCTCAAGGCGAACGAGGAGGCGGGCACGATCCGCCCCGGGGTGACACCGGAGGACTTCGCGCTCGCCATCGCCGGGCTCTGGCAGATCGACCCGCACGGCGACTGGCAGTCTCGCGCCGGGTGGCTGTTCGACCTGGTGATGGACGGCCTGCGCGCCGGTGCGCCGGGGGCCGCCTGAGGCGGGTGCCTCCCTCTTGCCCCAGGCCGGGCCCGTCAGGGCGTAGGGGGCCGGGGACGCGGGGGTCTGGGCGGCCCGTCGTCCAGTGCGTCGGGGCTCGTCACGGGTGGCCAGACCGGCCGGTGCGAGGGAGGCAGCGACAACAGGGCCTGGCCGACGGACCGTTGGGCGGGAAGCAGATCGACACTGCCTGTCTGGGTGAGGAGTTCGGTCAGCCGACGCCCCGCCCCGGCCAGGAGGAGCTTGCCGCCCCGGCGGTCCAGCAGCCACCGCATGGCCAGCAGACAGTAGAGACCGCGTGAGTCGCAGAAGGAGAGCGCGGTGACGTCGAGGACGAGGTACGGGTGGCCCGCGTCGACGCAGGCACCGAGCGTGCCCAGGAAGAGGCCCTCACCGCTCTGGTCGAGTTCGCCGCTGACCCGCAGCACCGCGCAGCCTTCGCAGCTCGCCAGCTCGGTGATCATCAAACGGTGGCTCTGCGTGGACATCACACCTCCATCCGGCCGACGTACGAAGGCCCTTGGCGTCGAGCCTCGCACACACCGGCGCCGGTTCCCGAACCGGACGAGTGCCCCGGGGCGGCACGATCAGGCCGTGGCGGGCCCCGGTTCACGGTCGGCACGGGTGCCGGGCGGCCGTTGCGGTGAGGGTCTCCCACCATGCCCCCGATTGCGCGTGTCGTCACCGGTCCGGCGGCGAGCAGCCTGTGCGCGCACCCCGCCGGGGTGTGGCCGACAGGGTGCCTGTCGGCCACACCTCTGGGGCGTACGGCGCGCCCACCCAGGGCATTTCGCCTGACCGTACGGATCCGTCAGGTCTTTCGGCCCTGGCGGATCCGTCAGATCTCACATCGTTCGGAACCGTCAGCTCTTGCCGAGCATCTTGTTCATCTGCTCGATCTCGGCGGTCTGCGCGGTCACCACGTCGGCGGCGAGCCGCGTCGCGGGGCCGTACTTGCCGCCGGACTTCTCGGTCCCGCCCATCGCGACGGCGCCCTCGTGGTGCTTGACCATCATCGCGAGGAACTTCTTGTCGAAGTCGACGCCGGAGGCCTTCTTGAGCTCGTCCATGTCACCGGCGCTCATCATGCCGGGCATGGACGAGGACATGTCGTGACCCATGCCGGACATGTCGGCGGGGACTTCCTCACCCCACGCGGTGAGCCAGCCGGACATGTCCTCGATCTCGGGGTCCTGGGCTCCCTCGATCCTGGAGGCGAGGCTCTTGACGTCCTTCGACGCGGCGCGGCCCTCGGCCAGTTCGGCCATCTCGACGGCCTGGCGGTGGTGCTGGATCATCTCCTTGGCGAAGGAGACGTCGGCGCTGTTGTGACCTTCGGCGTCGTTGCGGCCCTCTGCCTTGGCGTGGTCGTCGACCTGGGGCGAGGCGGACGCGGCCGAGCCGGATTCCTTCGCCCCCATGTCGCGCCCCCCGGCCGACTTGTCGCTGCCACAGGCGGCGAGCACCAGGGCGGCCGCCCCTACGGTGGCGGCGAAGGCGGCGCGGCGGACGAACGTGCGGTGTGCGGTCATGCGGTGTGCGGTCATGCGGAACTCCTGATGCTGATCTTGGGTGAAGGGCTCGCGCGTGCGCGGCGCCGCCCCTTGGGGCGTGCGGTGCCGCGCGGGCCGTTCTAGATCCGCAGGAGTTGGAGTTCCGAGAGTGACGGCGGGGCGCGGCCGCCGTCGGGGCCCCTGCCGGCCGACGAGGCGTGGGCCTCCGGGCGGGCGGAGCAGGCCACCACGTCGGGGAGCATCGCGGGCGCGACTGTCGGGGATCCGGCGACGGAGGCGGAGGCGCAGACCGAGTCGGCGTGCGCCATGTGCCCGCCGCAGCCGCCGTCACCGTGGTCGCACAGGTCGGAAGCCGAAGCCTTGACACCCTGCTGTCCGGGCCCCGCATGGTCACCGGCGTCCGCTGCGGCACCCGCACCCATGGCGGACGCGGCCGCGGGACGCATCTCGCCGTGCGCGCCCGCCGGCACGGGTCCCAGGCCGTGCATGCCGAGCAGGCCCAGGAGCACGGTGCCTACGAGCAGCCCGAGGAACCGCAGCGTCAACTGCGGTCGCGCGGGCGGTCCGAGACGGGTGGTCACCGCTGCATCGTAGGCAGAGAGGACCGGCGTGCGCGCTCCGGGGCCGCCGCGGGTCAGCCGTTCGTGGCCGCGGCCGGGGTTCGCCCGGAAACCAGTAGGGGCTCCCCCGGAACGGGAACGGCCGGAGGCCCGGGACAGTCGTCGTCCCGGACCTCCGGCCGTACTCGTGTCAGGAGCCTCAGGCAGCGGCGGGGGTGGCCTGCTCGCTCAGGCGGCCGACGACCTCGGTCAGCGCGGTCGCGACCTCGGAGTCGTCGGCGGGGTGGGTCTCGGCGAAGCGGGTCACGGAGCCGGGGATGGACAGCTTCACGTCCTCGAGCACCGCGGCACCGGCGATACCCGCGGCCTTGCGCGCGTCGTCCTGCGCCCACACGCCGCCGTACTGGCCGAACGCGGTGCCGACGACGGCGACCGGCTTGCCGGAGATCGCGCCGGCGCCGTACGGGCGGGACAGCCAGTCGATGGCGTTCTTCAGGACGGCCGGCATGGTGCCGTTGTACTCGGGCGAGAAGAGGAGGAAGGCGTCGGCCTGACCGGCGGCCTCGCGCAGCCGCGCGGCAGCGGCGGGGACGCTGCCCTCGACGTCGATGTCCTCGTTGTAGAAGGGCACGTCGGCGAGGCCCTCGAAGAGCTGGATGTCGGCGCCGGCGGGCGCGTGCTTGGCGGCGGCCTCGGCGAGCTGACGGTTGTGGGAACCGGCGCGGAGGCTGCCGACGAGGGCGAGGATGCGAACAGACATGGCATAACTCCAGACAAGGGCGTACGGATCTCGTGCACAGTCCAACCGGACCGAAGTCCGTTTAAAGTTGTACCACCTATCCGGACCGCGGTCCACTTGTCGGCTCCCGGCGCTACTCTGAAGCCATGACCGGCCCTATCCCACCCCTCGTCACGACGTCCGGCACCCAGGGCGGACCGACCGACCTCGCCCTGACACCGGCGGGCGAGCAGCCTGCCCTGCGGGCGGACGCGGCGCGTAACCGCACGCGCCTGCTGGAGGCCGCGTCACGCCTGATGTCCGACTGCGGGGCGGCGAACCTGACCATGGAGGCGGTGGCGACGGCTGCCGGAGTCGGCAAGGGGACGGTCTTCCGGCGCTTCGGCGACCGGACCGGGCTGCTCATCGCCCTCCTGGACCACCGGGAGCGGCAGCTTCAGGCGGCGTTCCTCTCGGGCCCGCCACCTCTGGGGCCGGACGCGCCCGCCTTGGAGCGCCTGCACGCCTTCGGGCCTGCCCTCATCCGTCACGAGCGGGACCACCACGAACTGATCCTCGCCGCCCGCACGGACCCGCTGCGCAACTACGCGGTCCCGGCGAACCGCCTGCGCCACACGCACGTCACGCTGCTGCTGCGCCAGGCGGGCGTGCGGGGCGACACCGATCTCCTCGCGCACACCCTGCTGGCTGCCGCGGACACCGCGCTCGTCCACCATCTGACCGTCGAGCGGGGCATGCCGCTGGACCGCGTGGAGGCGGGCTGGCACGAGCTGCTCGACCGGCTCGCGCGAACGTCCTAGCCGGACCGGCTCGCGTACGGGACGTCCCAGCCGGACCTTCTCTGCACCAACTCGGCCCCGGCTTCCGCGAGTGCCCGGTGGAGCGAGGCGACCGAGGGGGACTTGCCCGCGTTTTTCCCCGCCTTGACGGTGAGCTTCTTCGCGATGTCGGGGACGGGGACGCCCTTGTCCTTCAGCGCGACGGCGAAGGTCAGCATGTTGGGTCCGCCTACGACGGCGGCTGCGAAAATCGCTGTCCGATTGTCGGAACGCAGTGATAGAGATTCACGGTGACCATGACACTCGAGTTCCCCGTTCTGCTGCGACTGATCGACGAACGGTCGACTGCCTTCCGCGCCGCGGTCGCCTCCGCGCCCAGCCTCGACGTACAGGTGCCGACCTGCCCCGAATGGACGCTGTTCGATCTGGCGGAGCACATCGGCGAGGGGCGCCGCGACTGGGCCGCCACCGTCGCCGCAGGACCTGCTCCGGCCAAGTCCGCAGCGGAGGGCGCCCCGGCTGCGCCTCGGGAGCGCGAGGCCCTGCTGACCTGGTTGGCGGAGTCCACGGAGCAACTGCTGGACGCATTGCGGAAGGCCGGCCCGGATCGCGGTTGCTGGGCGTGGTGGGAGACGTTGCAGTCGCCGCACACCTCCGGTGCCGTAGCCCGGCACCAACTCCAGCAGATGACGGTGCACACGTACGACGCCCAGATCACCGTAGGTGCCCCGCAGCCACTGCCGGACGAGGTGGCGCTCGACGGTGTCGACGAGTTCCTGTCCACCTGCGTCACAACGGCAAGTGCCTGGCCGCACAAGCCCGCTGTCATCGACTTCCACGCCTCCGAGGGCCGCTCCTGGCGCCTCTCGCTCTCCGCCGACGGCGCACGGAGCGCCCGCCTCCCCGGGCCCGGCACCATGCCGGCCACCGCTGCCGGCCAGGACCCGGACGCCGCCTCCTTCTCCGTTCGGGGCACGGCCAATGAGCTGGTCCTCATCCTGCACGACCGAATCCCGATCGACTCCCTGAAGCTCGACGGCGACCGACGTCTCTTCGAGCAGCTCAGCGCCTGGGACCCGGATGAGTAGGACGTGACGATGCGTCACCTCGTGCGCCCCGGGGCATGCCTCCCGCCAACGGCTACAACCACGCCGTGGTGGCCTCGGGGCCGCGGGGGGGAGCAGACCGTCACGGCCGCGAAGCGGCTGACCAAGGCGGCGGCTCACAAGCTGATCGGTGCGCCTGGTCGGCGCTGCCGGTCGTAGCGCTGACAGACCGGGACGGTGCCGTGCTCGTCCCGGTGGCGCCGGATGACCTGGGCCAGGACGTGAGGGTTGATCTCCCCGATCTGTTTCCACCACAACTTCACCAGCTGGTGGATGGCGTTGCGCCGGGTCGAGCAGTCCATGCTCGCGCAGCGGCGGCGAAGGTGCTTGACCCTGAAGCAGGTCCCGGACTGCTCGATTGCGCAGTTGGTGGCGGTCGACGGCCTCCCCGACCGTGAGCCGGCCGCGGGTGACCGCGCCGCGCAAGGTGCGTGGGACGGACTCGGGGAAGTGCCCCATGTCGTGCAGGACCGGCCAGGCCAAGGCCGCGGCGAAGGTCCGGTCCTTGATGTCCTCACCGGCGAGACCGTGCTCGCGGGCCTCGACCGCGCAGTGCAGCAGACCTTCCGCCGTCAGGTCCTTGAGCTCCATCCCGAAAACGGTCAGTGCGCAAGCGATGTCAGGACATCGACCGCCCACAACACGCGGACCCAGCGCAACAGGTCGTTCCCGTAACTCCGGCAGGTCAGCGGGCTGACCTCACCCAGCATCGGATCCAGCAAGTAGCTGTTGACCGACGGAATCCGCCGCCCCGCCCCATCAATCACCACCCACGGCAGCGACTCCCTCTCCCCGGCGACAACCGCACCGCTCTTCGGCAGGCGAACCCGCCCGTCCATCACCTCTCTGTGCATCCTGGAGGTCTCATGTACCAACGCGCCGCGATCCTCGACACCCGCCACCCTCAAGTCGAGCCGATCACCGACTCAGTGCAGTCGACTGACCGGTCCACGCACACGTCCTGACCAGCGCGCGCAAGCGCCCCACGGCCGACCGGTCACGAAGCCGTATCCGGCCCGTCCGGGCCCCAGGAGTCGGGGCCCGCATCATGCCAGTCGATCAGTTCCGGGTCGTCGACGGCCGTGTCCGCTTCGGGAAGGCCCGCGGCGCGCAGGAATTCGAGGACGTCGAGCAGGTTGTACGCCGTCCCCACATCCTTGCCGCGAATCGTCACCCGTCGACCGCCGTCAGGCAGGGGCGGGTGCACGGTCACGGGCGCACCTTCGGCCATACCTCAAGAATGGTCCCGGGAACCGGAAAACGCACCCCCACTCGAACTTTCATTCGAATGCCGCCCCGCCTGCGCCCCCACTGTTGCGCCACCCCTCCTGTGCCGCCCCGCCGACGCGGCTCCGCCTACGCCGCTCCGGCCTGCCGCCGGTAGCCGCCCGGGGCGAGCCCGTACTCCCGCTTGAACGCCTTGGCGAAAGCGAACTCCGAGCCGTAGCCGGTGCGGGCGGCGACCGTCGTCAGGGGCGCGTCCGACTCCCGTAGCAGCCGGGCCGCCGTCGTCATGCGCCAACGGGTCAGATACGCCATGGGCGGCTCCCCCACCAGCGCGGTGAACCGCCTGGCGAACGCGGCGCGGGACAGCCCGGCCCGCTCGGCCAGCGACTCGACGGTCCACTGGGTCGACGGGTCGCCGTGCATGGCCGCGAGCGCGGGCGCGACGGCCGAGTCGCCGAGCGCCGCGGCCCAGCCCTGCGCGGCGGAGGCGGGCTGGTCGTCCAGCCAGGCGCGCAGGATGTAGAGGAGCAGCGAGTCGATCAGTGTGGGGACGATGCCGTCCGAGCCGATCCGCGGATTCTCCAGCTCGGAGCCGAGGAGCTGGACCGCGGCGCTCAGCTCCGGGTGACGGCCGTGCCGCGTCGACAGGTGGACCACCTCGGGCAGCTGGCGCACCAGCGGGTGCGGGCGGCCCTGGTCCAGGTGGTAGTTGCCGCACAGCAGGCTGGTCTCGGGGCCGTCCCCGCCGAGCGCCACCGAGCCGATCGGCGACCCCTGCCGGAAGTGCTCGGCCCTGGGCTCCTCGGCCGCGCTGGACGGGTGGTCGGCGAGGATGTGACCCCGACCGTCGCGCAGGAAGACAACATCACCCGGGCTCAGCGGGATCGGCTCCAGATGCGGGCCCGAGTCCTCCAGTGGGACCAGCCAGCAGGTCCCGTACAGCACCACATGAAATCCGGCGCCGGCGACCGGAGGCAGGCGCAGGCCCCAAGGAGCGCGGCCGTTGGTGCGGACGGACGCCGGGCGTCCCGTGCGCATCGAGGCCAGCGCCTCGGTGAGGATGTCCATCCGGCCTCGCCCTCCCTGGTGCGGCCCGTCCCGGTCAGACCGTCAGGACAATCTTGCCCTGTACATGTCCCGAGGCGACGAGCTCGTGCGCCTTGCCCGCCTCCGCCAGGGGGAACGTCTCCTCGACGTGCGGTCGGATCGCGCCCGCGTCGACGAGTTCGGCGATCGCCTCGAGCGCGGCGTAGTCCGGCTCGACGGAGATGCCGGCGAAGCGCCGCCCGGCCGCCTCCACGCGCGCGGCGAGCTCCGGGTCGCCGTGTTCCAGGATGCTGATGAGCACGCCGCCGGGACGCAGCGCCCCGAGCGAGCGGTCCCCCTGGGCGAGCGAGTCGAGGACGATGTCGGCGTCCTCGACCACGTCGGTGAAATCGGTGGTCCGGTAGTCGATGACCTCGTCGGCGCCGAGGCCGCGGAGGAAGTCCTCCCGGGCCGCACTGCCGATGGCGGTCACCTGGGCGCCCCGCGCCTTGGCGATCTGCACGGCGAAGTGGCCGACACCGCCCGCCGCCCGCTGGATGAGAACCCGGTCCCCCTCCTTCACGCCGGCGGCCTGCACGAGGCCCTGCCAGGCGGTGAGCGCTGCCAGGGGGATGGCGGCGGCGTGCACGTGGTCGACCGACGCGGGCTTACGGGCCAGCTGGCGGGACGGGGCCGCGACGTACTCGGCGTATCCGGTGGCGGCACGGGGGAAGAACGGCATCCCGTAGACCTCGTCGCCCACGGCGAACCGGCTGCCGGGGGCGGCCTCCTCGACGACCCCCGAGATGTCCCAGCCGACGCCGAACGGGGGCTCGCCGAGCAGCGGGAAGGCGCCGGACCTGACGGCCACGTCCACCGGGTTGACCGCGCTGGCGTGCACCTTGACGAGAACCTCACCGGAGAGCGGCTTCGGCCGCTCGGTCTCCACGACCTCGAGAACCTCGGGGCCGCCGAAGGACTGCTGGATCACTGCGCGCACGGTAACTCTCCCTGTTCCAGGTGGGGTTGAGGGCGCCGGCCCGGGATCCGGTCCGGCGCCCCGCTCGATGTCCCCCACCATAGGGAGCCCGAATGAGCCGCTGAATAGCCTTCCGTCTCGGCTACATGTCCCAGCGTCTCGATGGCCGGGATCCCCGGCCATGCTCACTCGGAGGGAGTCCCGCGCCGCCGGCCGGCGCGCTGTGGCAGACCTCCGGCGCCGTCCGGCCACCACGGACCCCGGAGCCGTGGCCTGGATCACACGAGGACGAGGGTGGCCTGCGGAATGCCATGGGGGCCGGAACGGTTGGCACACGCGGATTGCATGCTTGTGCACATACCGACTGGCACCTAAGAGGAGCACTCTGTGACTGACGCCGTGTCGCCTGTTTCCCGCGCTGCCGAGATCCTGTCCCGCCCTGTCGCCCTGAACGGTCTGAAAGTCCCGAACCGCATCGCGATGGCGCCGATGACGCGCATGTTCTCGCCGAACGGCGTCCCGGGCGAGGACGTTCGGTCCTACTACTCCCGCCGCGCCGCCGCGGGCGTGGGCCTGATCGTCACCGAGGGGACCTACGTCGGCCACGAGTCGGCCGGGGAGAGCGACCGGGTGCCGCGCTTCCACGGCGAGGAGCAGCTGGCCGGCTGGGCGAAGGTCGCCGAGGACGTGCACGCGGCGGGCGGCACGATCGTGCCGCAGCTGTGGCACATCGGCATGGTGCGCCAGCAGGGCAGGCCGCCCTTCGCCGAGGCCCCGGCCGTCGGCCCGTCGGGCCTTCGCATCGACGGCACCGAGGGCACGGGCAAGGCGATGACCCAGGGCGACCTGGACGACGTCATCGGCGCGTTCGCGCAGGCCGCCAAGGACGCCGAGCGCATCGGCTTCGACGGCGTCGAGGTGCACGGCGCCCACGGCTACCTGCTCGACCAGTTCCTCTGGGCCGGGACCAACCGCCGTACCGACGCCTACGGTGGCGACGCCGTGGCCCGTACGCAGTTCGCCGCCGAGATCGTCGCCGCGATCCGCGAGAACGTCTCCCCCGAATTCCCGGTCATCTTCCGCTACTCGCAGTGGAAGCAGGAGGCCTACGACGCGCGGCTCGCCGAGACCCCGGACGAGCTCGAGGCGATCCTCAACCCGCTCACCTCGGCCGGCGTCGACGCCTTCCACGCCTCCACCCGCCGCTACTGGAGCCCTGAATTCGACGGCTCGGACCTGAACCTCGCGGGCTGGACCAAGAAGCTCACCGGCAAGCCCACCATCACGGTCGGCTCCGTCGGCCTGGACGGCGACTTCATCCGCGCGTTCATGGGCGAGGGCTCAGCGGTCAAGGGCATCGACGACCTCCTCGACCGCCTGGAGCGCGACGAGTTCGACATGGTCGCCATCGGCCGCGCTCTGCTCCAGGACCCGGAGTGGGCGGCGAAGGTCCTGGAGGGCCGTTTCGACGAGCTGAAGCCGTACGACGCGGCAGCGGCGCTCAAGACCCTGAGCTAGCCGACACAGATGCCGAAGGGGCCCGCCCGTCGAGACCCGCATCCGGGGAACAGCCGGCGACCGGCGACGACTCGACGGATTCCTTCCGTCAAGCCGGGCTGGACGTCGAGCCTCCTCGGCGGCGGGACGGGCCCGCCAGTCACCGGGCTTCTCTGCGGGACCGCGGGCCGCCGCCGGCTCGACGGCGGCAGCCGGCTCGTCG
This window contains:
- a CDS encoding FAD binding domain-containing protein; translation: MKEFGYERVFDVPAAVALLDADPDARCLGGGTNLVDLMKTGVERPARLVDVRELPLGEIESTPDGGLRIGATVTNSDLAAHPDVRRRYPMLAQAVLAGASGQLRNMATVGGNLLQRTRCGYFTDLAKPCNKRTPGSGCPAVEGEHHNAAILGASAHCVAVHPSDMGVALAALDAVVAYETVDGPGELALAEFYAPVGETPHVETALPPGALITAVVLPPAPVAALSRYRKVRERASYAFAIGSVAAALDVRDAAVHEVRLAFGAVASRPWRARVAERVLTGGPATAEAFAAAADAELAAAETLPHNGYKVTLMRNLVVAVLTELAEEAAR
- a CDS encoding DUF305 domain-containing protein, with the translated sequence MTAHRTFVRRAAFAATVGAAALVLAACGSDKSAGGRDMGAKESGSAASASPQVDDHAKAEGRNDAEGHNSADVSFAKEMIQHHRQAVEMAELAEGRAASKDVKSLASRIEGAQDPEIEDMSGWLTAWGEEVPADMSGMGHDMSSSMPGMMSAGDMDELKKASGVDFDKKFLAMMVKHHEGAVAMGGTEKSGGKYGPATRLAADVVTAQTAEIEQMNKMLGKS
- a CDS encoding STAS domain-containing protein, which translates into the protein MSTQSHRLMITELASCEGCAVLRVSGELDQSGEGLFLGTLGACVDAGHPYLVLDVTALSFCDSRGLYCLLAMRWLLDRRGGKLLLAGAGRRLTELLTQTGSVDLLPAQRSVGQALLSLPPSHRPVWPPVTSPDALDDGPPRPPRPRPPTP
- a CDS encoding (2Fe-2S)-binding protein: MAPSTSSVITLNINGEKYTLPVDHRTTLLDALRERLDLPGTKKGCDQGQCGACTVLLDGRRAVSCLQLAVAAEGREITTIEGVADADGLHPVQQAFLDLDGYQCGYCTPGQICSALAVIEEHAAGWPSAVTADVRPEAGVPPLTADEIRERMSGNLCRCGAYVSIVKAVARAAGTEAVA
- a CDS encoding xanthine dehydrogenase family protein molybdopterin-binding subunit, whose protein sequence is MTTTTTTVPVTSAVGTSYTRVEGRDKVTGAARYAGDVPFAELAHGWLVLSTVARGRIRSVESDAVREMPGVLTVLHHGNAPRVDGNYLGMLGRPDPIVEVFQHDRVPFVGWPVALVVAETSEQAREAAEALVVRYEEEPHDVAFSSAHPDTYTPDGDGTLVEKGDLAAELAASVHVVDEEYTTPEEHHSSMEPHAATARWDNGRLEIVDSNQGSTWVAQELAKLFSLDPASVRVRSEHIGGAFGSKGVRVHQILAVMAATALDRPVRVVMTRRQMFSLVGYRSPTAQRVRLGADTDGRLRALDHQAHCLTSTVHEFVEGSAGFARPMYASDAHRSVNRVVRLDVPTPTFMRAPGEAPGSFAVESALDELAERCGMDPIALRARNEPDVGPVSGLPFGSRNLLACFEEGARRFGWADRDPSPGRRRDGRWLLGTGTAAATFPVIAAPSTAAVTAEADGTFTVRITASDVGTGARTALTLLAAEALDVARERVHVRIGDSDFGPAAISGGSMGTRSWGWAVTAAARDLREQLALGGDIPPQGVTVRSDTSAAVGALAQKERHSFGAQFAEVAVDVTTGEVRVRRMLGVFAAGRIVNPLTARSQFIGGMIWGLSMALHEEAIRDQVTGGHVGADLAGYHFAANADVPLIEADWVDDPDADDPVGIKGIGEIGIVGAAAAVANAVWHATGVRHRHLPIRPDRVLSAGAPAEGDGDA
- a CDS encoding TetR/AcrR family transcriptional regulator; amino-acid sequence: MQPKKDAPLRSDAQRNRDRILEVALVELTRSADAPLSAIAKKAGVGQGTFYRNFPNRESLVLEVYRYEMQQVADTASQLLAARAPDEALRAWMDRLAQYAMAKAGLADALRQATARGSLAALGHGPVTSAMSLLLKANEEAGTIRPGVTPEDFALAIAGLWQIDPHGDWQSRAGWLFDLVMDGLRAGAPGAA
- a CDS encoding DUF6153 family protein gives rise to the protein MTTRLGPPARPQLTLRFLGLLVGTVLLGLLGMHGLGPVPAGAHGEMRPAAASAMGAGAAADAGDHAGPGQQGVKASASDLCDHGDGGCGGHMAHADSVCASASVAGSPTVAPAMLPDVVACSARPEAHASSAGRGPDGGRAPPSLSELQLLRI